From Micromonospora rifamycinica, a single genomic window includes:
- a CDS encoding potassium channel family protein, with protein sequence MRIAIAGAGNVGRSIAQELIDNGHQVMLIERQPRMLRPDRVPTADWVLADACELASLEEANVAGCDVVVAATGDDKVNLVVSLLAKTEFAVPRVVARVNRAENEWLFTEQWGVDVAVSKPRVMAALVEEAVTVGDLVRLMTFRQGEANLVEITLPPSAPYVGQPIHAVPIPRDAALVAILRGKRVLVPSPDDPIEAGDELIFVCTAEVEDEVRGVILGPDSVERTRATG encoded by the coding sequence ATGCGGATCGCCATCGCGGGTGCCGGCAACGTGGGCCGGTCGATCGCCCAGGAGCTGATCGACAACGGCCACCAGGTGATGCTGATCGAACGGCAGCCCCGGATGCTGCGCCCGGACCGGGTGCCCACCGCCGACTGGGTGCTGGCGGACGCCTGCGAGCTGGCCAGCCTGGAGGAGGCGAACGTCGCGGGCTGTGACGTGGTGGTCGCCGCCACCGGTGACGACAAGGTCAACCTGGTGGTGTCCCTGCTGGCCAAGACCGAGTTCGCGGTGCCCCGGGTGGTGGCCCGGGTCAACCGGGCCGAGAACGAGTGGCTCTTCACCGAGCAGTGGGGTGTCGACGTGGCGGTCAGCAAGCCGCGGGTGATGGCCGCGCTGGTCGAGGAGGCGGTCACCGTCGGCGACCTGGTCCGGCTGATGACGTTCCGGCAGGGCGAGGCGAACCTGGTGGAGATCACCCTGCCGCCGAGCGCGCCCTACGTCGGCCAGCCGATCCACGCCGTGCCGATCCCCCGGGACGCCGCGCTGGTGGCGATCCTGCGCGGCAAGCGGGTGCTGGTGCCCAGCCCCGACGACCCGATCGAGGCCGGCGACGAGCTGATCTTCGTGTGCACCGCCGAGGTGGAGGACGAGGTACGCGGGGTCATCCTCGGCCCGGACAGCGTGGAACGGACCCGGGCCACCGGCTGA
- a CDS encoding DUF3159 domain-containing protein, with protein sequence MTTGQPPATEPQTTPADDEQLPSMAEQMAEQLGGWRGLVESSIPVVVFVLANVLGELRPAVIASIGVAVLIAVARLVQRRPVRHAVNGLFGVAIGAAIAWRTGDERDFYLPGILYGIGYGIVLLLSAAIRQPLVGWIWSVLVAKGRSEWRDNPRLVRTFTQLTVLWGVVWLAKVGVQAGLYLAHQDTALGVARLALGYPPYALLLLITVWTVRRVTREPATPPLSAP encoded by the coding sequence GTGACGACGGGACAGCCCCCGGCCACCGAGCCGCAGACCACCCCGGCGGACGACGAACAACTGCCCAGCATGGCCGAGCAGATGGCCGAGCAGCTGGGTGGCTGGCGCGGGCTGGTCGAGTCCAGCATCCCGGTGGTGGTGTTCGTCCTGGCCAACGTGCTGGGGGAGCTGCGGCCGGCGGTGATCGCCTCGATCGGGGTGGCCGTGCTGATCGCGGTGGCCCGGCTGGTGCAGCGTCGTCCGGTCCGGCACGCGGTCAACGGGCTCTTCGGTGTCGCGATCGGCGCGGCCATCGCCTGGCGTACGGGGGACGAGCGGGACTTCTACCTCCCGGGCATCCTGTACGGGATCGGCTACGGCATCGTCCTGCTGCTCTCGGCGGCGATCCGGCAGCCCCTGGTGGGGTGGATCTGGTCGGTGCTGGTGGCCAAGGGACGCTCCGAGTGGCGCGACAATCCCCGGCTGGTACGCACCTTCACCCAGCTCACCGTGCTCTGGGGGGTGGTGTGGCTGGCCAAGGTCGGGGTGCAGGCCGGGCTCTACCTGGCCCACCAGGACACCGCGCTGGGGGTGGCCCGGCTCGCCCTCGGCTATCCGCCGTACGCGCTGCTGCTGCTGATCACGGTCTGGACGGTGCGGCGGGTGACCCGGGAACCGGCCACCCCGCCGCTGTCCGCCCCCTGA